In a single window of the Rhodopirellula bahusiensis genome:
- a CDS encoding AAA family ATPase encodes MSQSVVSNNSSASSVTEPSLSDDDVQAVDRLGRLTQQLRDELARVIVGQRETVDLLLVCLFARRHALLMGVPGLAKTLLVSKLAETMSLKFNRIQFTPDLMPMDITGTDILQDNGDGRREFQFAHGPVFANIVLADEINRAPPKTQAAMLEAMQEQRITVVGKGFDLPPPFMVLATQNPVEQEGTYPLPEAQLDRFMALIELDYPSEEEEIAIARTTTGGRLPELQHLMTAENIVANQDLVRRIPVPDHIYTEAAQLVRKTRPAGGTAPSWLLPLVSWGAGPRAVQDLILGAKSRAALEGSYMVRTEDVRAVALPVLTHRLITTFAAQAEGMTARDIVARLLEEE; translated from the coding sequence ATGTCGCAATCGGTGGTGTCCAATAACTCATCTGCTTCCTCGGTGACGGAACCATCGCTAAGCGATGACGATGTCCAAGCCGTCGACCGTCTCGGGCGATTGACTCAGCAACTCCGAGACGAACTGGCTCGGGTGATCGTTGGCCAACGTGAAACAGTTGACTTGTTGTTGGTGTGTTTGTTTGCACGACGACATGCATTGCTGATGGGAGTTCCAGGACTCGCCAAGACTCTGTTGGTCAGCAAGCTCGCCGAAACGATGTCGCTGAAGTTCAATCGCATCCAGTTCACACCGGACTTGATGCCCATGGACATCACCGGCACCGACATCCTGCAAGACAACGGCGACGGTCGTCGCGAATTCCAGTTCGCTCATGGGCCAGTGTTCGCAAACATCGTGTTGGCCGATGAGATCAACCGAGCCCCACCCAAGACCCAAGCGGCGATGTTGGAAGCGATGCAGGAACAACGCATCACCGTTGTCGGCAAAGGCTTTGACCTGCCGCCACCCTTCATGGTGCTTGCGACACAAAACCCAGTCGAACAAGAAGGCACGTACCCGTTGCCGGAAGCTCAACTGGATCGCTTCATGGCGTTGATCGAATTGGACTACCCATCCGAAGAAGAAGAGATCGCGATCGCTCGTACAACGACGGGCGGACGGTTGCCTGAACTTCAGCACTTGATGACGGCAGAAAACATCGTCGCCAATCAAGACCTCGTCCGCCGGATCCCGGTGCCAGATCACATTTACACCGAAGCCGCCCAGTTGGTCCGCAAGACTCGACCGGCCGGCGGAACCGCTCCGTCATGGTTGCTGCCGTTGGTGTCCTGGGGTGCTGGCCCACGAGCCGTTCAGGATTTGATCTTGGGCGCCAAGTCACGAGCCGCACTGGAAGGTTCCTACATGGTCCGCACCGAAGACGTCCGAGCAGTGGCACTGCCCGTGCTGACACACCGACTGATCACCACCTTCGCCGCCCAAGCCGAAGGCATGACCGCCCGAGACATCGTCGCAAGGTTGCTGGAAGAGGAGTGA
- a CDS encoding BatA domain-containing protein, protein MSFLQPWMLFALPIALLPIIIHLINQRRYQTTQWAAMMFLLAANRMNRGYARIRQWAILALRTLVLLALIIAIGRPLASGSLGGGLVGSLSGGSSANTIVLLDRSPSMNANAAGDSRTKLEAGVAQIAETLQTLGAGRVLLIDSNTVTASDSSPARELASPEELLDLPQTGPSDASADIPAMMLAALDTIQANSMGQTDVWICSDAREHDWQSRDGRWPTLREALAQFGRRVRFRLLTVAGTDQPNRSIRIDDIALRTEGDERVLTLSGKLQSDSEDGDTSNTPANTSIRMDLDGAESIVELPLDSGSGEFTDLRVPLDREQERGLGHVSLPADGNNADNTYYFVFDQPPPRKTVVVSSNEDVANVLRLAAEITPDPNIDASAEVLLPAEVPSIAWDETALLLWQAPLPVGASNAELRKRLESFLDRGGRVIFFPPDNPKPKAELFGVSYSPWTDLKDDVSIATWRGEADLLGKTLAGASLPVGKLKVHRLAALSGETTPLAKLSNDEPVLVRVPTPRGGVYFCGTTPAAKDSTLSSDGVVLYVMIQRALVDGAASLANTGRLDAGTVDAELAANWKRLQGPDKSLSTEHAFTAGVYADGDRYNAINRSAGEDATDTLKESQIDDLFQGLVLERVNQTAGESNSLVDEVWRAFLILMLIAMIGEAILCLPRQSAQAASPSVGGATA, encoded by the coding sequence ATGAGCTTTCTTCAACCCTGGATGCTGTTCGCTCTGCCGATCGCCCTGCTGCCGATCATCATTCACTTGATCAACCAGCGTCGTTATCAAACGACGCAGTGGGCGGCGATGATGTTCCTGCTGGCCGCGAACCGGATGAATCGCGGTTACGCTCGAATTCGACAGTGGGCCATCCTGGCTTTACGAACGCTGGTGCTGTTGGCCTTGATCATCGCCATCGGACGACCACTCGCCAGCGGTTCGCTTGGTGGCGGACTGGTTGGCTCGCTCTCGGGAGGTTCGTCCGCGAACACGATTGTGTTGCTCGATCGTTCGCCTTCGATGAACGCCAACGCAGCGGGCGATTCGCGAACCAAACTGGAAGCCGGCGTCGCTCAAATTGCGGAAACACTGCAAACACTCGGTGCCGGCCGAGTCCTGCTGATCGACAGCAACACGGTCACGGCATCGGACTCTTCTCCTGCTCGAGAACTGGCGTCGCCCGAGGAATTACTGGATCTCCCGCAGACCGGACCTTCCGATGCATCGGCGGACATCCCGGCGATGATGTTGGCGGCACTGGACACCATCCAAGCCAACTCGATGGGTCAAACCGACGTTTGGATTTGCTCCGACGCTCGTGAGCATGATTGGCAATCGCGAGACGGGCGTTGGCCCACGCTTCGCGAAGCACTGGCCCAATTCGGACGCCGAGTTCGTTTCCGATTGCTGACCGTCGCGGGAACTGACCAGCCCAACCGATCGATTCGCATCGACGACATTGCACTGCGAACCGAAGGCGACGAGCGAGTGTTGACGCTGTCGGGCAAACTTCAAAGCGATTCTGAAGACGGCGACACATCGAACACACCGGCAAACACATCCATCCGCATGGATCTCGATGGAGCCGAATCGATCGTCGAGCTGCCACTTGATTCTGGTTCAGGCGAATTCACTGACTTGCGAGTCCCCTTGGATCGCGAACAGGAACGGGGACTCGGGCACGTGTCTTTGCCTGCTGATGGCAACAACGCTGACAACACGTACTACTTTGTCTTCGACCAGCCACCGCCGCGAAAAACGGTGGTCGTGTCTTCGAACGAAGACGTTGCCAACGTGCTGCGATTGGCGGCGGAGATCACTCCCGACCCAAACATCGACGCTTCCGCGGAGGTCCTCCTGCCCGCCGAAGTTCCATCGATCGCCTGGGATGAAACCGCACTCTTGCTTTGGCAAGCCCCGCTGCCCGTCGGCGCATCCAATGCCGAGCTTCGCAAACGCTTGGAATCATTTTTGGACCGCGGCGGTCGAGTGATCTTCTTTCCTCCCGACAATCCGAAGCCAAAGGCGGAATTGTTCGGCGTGTCCTATTCCCCTTGGACGGATTTGAAAGACGACGTATCCATCGCGACATGGCGAGGCGAAGCGGATTTGCTGGGCAAGACATTGGCGGGAGCCTCCCTGCCGGTTGGAAAGCTGAAAGTACATCGCCTCGCGGCACTCTCTGGCGAAACGACTCCGCTAGCGAAGTTGTCCAACGACGAACCCGTCTTGGTCCGAGTCCCCACGCCTCGCGGCGGAGTTTACTTCTGCGGGACAACCCCGGCCGCGAAGGATTCGACTCTTTCGTCCGACGGTGTGGTGTTGTACGTGATGATCCAGCGAGCCTTGGTCGACGGTGCCGCTTCGCTCGCCAACACTGGTCGCTTAGATGCCGGAACCGTTGATGCAGAACTGGCGGCGAACTGGAAACGACTGCAAGGCCCTGACAAGTCGCTGTCCACCGAACATGCTTTCACCGCAGGGGTCTACGCCGACGGCGATCGCTACAACGCGATCAATCGCTCGGCAGGCGAGGACGCCACCGACACGTTGAAAGAATCTCAGATCGATGACCTCTTTCAAGGCTTGGTGTTGGAACGCGTCAACCAAACCGCGGGCGAATCCAATTCGTTGGTCGACGAAGTCTGGCGAGCGTTTCTGATTCTGATGCTGATTGCCATGATCGGTGAAGCCATCTTGTGTTTGCCGCGGCAATCCGCCCAAGCGGCCTCCCCATCCGTCGGAGGTGCCACGGCATGA
- a CDS encoding prenyltransferase/squalene oxidase repeat-containing protein has protein sequence MGTLFSPQASAQFPTAQLGDVVPRDVREIYEKGIQYLAKSQSESGNWSEGSYGGPGVTGMAVMTFLASGEDPNYGIYSSNIRRGLISIVNSQDPNSGILGGNSGPGGHASMYNHGFATLALAEAYGVVNERLLTTGGKKLDRSLGEALELAVRGAVTSQKKNSYGGWRYGADAKDADTSVSGAVMVGLLAARNAGVKVPDEAIDRGVAYFKSMTSSSGQVAYAGLGGFDNSTPRISIGCLVYAVSRRKDMPEFKATLTALTNQMDTSGGSYKSYGNYYQAQALFQGDVDAWEKWNKDLIRQLKASQNEDGSFSGNFGPTVETSLSLLAMALNFRFLPIYER, from the coding sequence ATCGGAACGCTGTTTTCACCGCAGGCCAGCGCCCAATTCCCAACGGCACAACTCGGCGATGTGGTGCCGCGTGACGTGCGTGAGATATACGAAAAGGGCATTCAGTATCTCGCGAAATCTCAAAGCGAATCGGGCAATTGGTCCGAAGGTTCTTACGGTGGGCCTGGCGTGACCGGCATGGCCGTGATGACGTTCCTGGCTTCGGGGGAAGACCCCAACTACGGCATCTACAGCAGCAACATTCGCCGCGGCTTGATCAGCATCGTCAACTCGCAAGATCCCAACTCGGGCATCCTGGGTGGCAACAGCGGTCCCGGCGGTCACGCCAGCATGTACAACCACGGTTTCGCGACCTTGGCTCTCGCGGAAGCCTACGGTGTGGTCAACGAACGCCTGCTCACCACCGGCGGCAAGAAGTTGGACCGGTCATTGGGTGAAGCCTTGGAACTCGCCGTTCGAGGAGCAGTGACCTCACAGAAGAAGAACTCTTACGGAGGCTGGCGATATGGCGCCGATGCCAAAGACGCCGACACCTCCGTCAGTGGCGCTGTCATGGTCGGATTGCTGGCGGCTCGGAATGCTGGCGTTAAAGTCCCCGACGAAGCGATCGATCGCGGCGTGGCTTACTTCAAATCCATGACCAGCTCGTCCGGACAAGTCGCCTACGCCGGACTGGGAGGGTTCGACAATTCAACGCCTCGAATTTCAATTGGCTGTTTGGTCTATGCCGTGTCGCGTCGAAAAGACATGCCCGAATTCAAAGCCACCCTCACCGCACTGACCAATCAGATGGATACTTCCGGCGGTTCCTACAAGAGCTACGGAAACTACTACCAAGCCCAAGCGTTGTTCCAGGGCGATGTCGACGCCTGGGAAAAATGGAACAAGGATTTGATCCGTCAGCTCAAGGCCAGCCAAAACGAGGACGGCAGCTTTTCAGGCAACTTTGGCCCCACCGTTGAAACCTCTTTGTCACTGCTAGCGATGGCGCTCAACTTCCGTTTCCTGCCGATCTACGAACGATGA
- a CDS encoding DUF1355 domain-containing protein, producing the protein MIETHSLSFAWTPWTIAIAVIAIAATLVLGFLACWRNHFRKATVLLEALRLIVVVVAAILLGGPEWVEQYVPDDKPVVAVLYDDSGSMQTRDVVQSEPQTREEAIASLTQMEAWKSLESRAEVVIEPFAETKPEPNNPNRINPISNPAGVAPGETAEFAEEKGTDLSSPLLDVVRKHQHLLGVVLASDGDWNQGDAPVRAAGRLRSMGIPVFTVPVGSEERLPDVELLSFDVPTFAIGGKKVRIPFSIESSLPRDHAATVTMTTSKGETITKDIRIAAMGRTNDSVDWEPEDLGDETLTLTISKHPNELLDDNNEITAPISIREEKLRVLVIESVPRWEYRYLRNALSRDPGVEVSCLLFHPGLDARGGGNADYIATFPDTKEELSKYDVVFLGDVGLDDDQLTLEQCEWLHGLVEQQASGLVFIPGWEGRQFSLQETPLKDLLPVTLDEGQPGGWGSRTAQHFELTQLGRRSLLTKLADTADDNLEVWGNLPGFQWYAPVLAAKPGSETLLVHQEVSNRFGRLPLLVTRTYGAGKVLFMGTDGAWRWRKGVEDLYHYRFWGQVVRWMAYRRNMAQGETMRLYYSPEQPQVRQTVSVNANVMEASGEPLSGGDVTLQIVAPSGRSQTIQLQSSGEAWGAFAGRFTPEEPGEHKLTLFCKQTGDSLQTTVFAQGVALEQIGKPARPDVMQEIARVTNGQVFTVDRVEDVIAWLSAMPDRPPSIRRIALWSHPAIVGGFIALLALFWIGRKGVGLI; encoded by the coding sequence ATGATCGAAACTCATTCGCTCTCGTTTGCTTGGACGCCGTGGACCATCGCCATCGCGGTGATCGCCATCGCAGCCACGCTCGTGCTTGGTTTCCTCGCGTGCTGGCGAAACCATTTCCGCAAAGCGACCGTGCTGCTGGAAGCGTTGCGTTTGATCGTCGTCGTGGTCGCCGCGATTTTGCTCGGCGGCCCCGAATGGGTCGAACAGTACGTCCCTGATGACAAACCTGTCGTTGCGGTGCTGTACGACGATTCGGGCAGCATGCAAACACGGGACGTGGTGCAGTCCGAACCTCAAACCCGCGAAGAAGCAATCGCATCGCTGACGCAAATGGAGGCTTGGAAGTCACTCGAGTCACGCGCCGAAGTGGTCATCGAACCGTTCGCCGAAACCAAACCAGAACCGAACAATCCCAACCGCATCAATCCGATCTCCAACCCCGCCGGAGTCGCTCCTGGTGAAACCGCTGAGTTCGCGGAAGAGAAAGGCACCGACCTTTCCAGTCCACTGTTGGACGTGGTTCGCAAGCATCAACATTTGCTCGGTGTCGTGCTGGCATCGGACGGTGACTGGAACCAAGGCGACGCGCCCGTGCGTGCGGCGGGACGTCTGCGATCGATGGGCATTCCCGTGTTCACCGTTCCAGTTGGCAGCGAAGAACGTTTGCCCGATGTCGAACTGCTCAGCTTCGATGTGCCAACGTTTGCGATCGGCGGCAAGAAGGTTCGGATCCCGTTTTCGATCGAAAGTTCGCTGCCGCGAGACCACGCCGCGACGGTCACCATGACCACCTCGAAAGGCGAGACGATCACCAAGGACATTCGCATCGCCGCGATGGGCCGCACCAATGATTCGGTCGATTGGGAACCAGAAGACCTCGGCGATGAAACGCTGACGCTGACGATCAGCAAACATCCCAACGAGCTGCTCGATGACAACAACGAGATCACCGCACCGATCTCCATCCGAGAAGAGAAACTTCGTGTGCTCGTGATCGAATCGGTGCCTCGCTGGGAATACCGGTATCTACGAAACGCTTTGTCGCGAGACCCCGGTGTCGAGGTTTCGTGCTTGCTGTTTCACCCGGGCCTCGACGCTCGCGGCGGAGGCAACGCCGATTACATCGCGACCTTCCCGGACACCAAAGAAGAGCTATCGAAGTACGACGTCGTCTTCCTCGGCGACGTGGGCTTGGACGACGATCAACTGACGCTCGAACAATGCGAATGGTTGCACGGCTTGGTCGAACAACAGGCCAGCGGTCTCGTCTTCATTCCCGGTTGGGAAGGCCGCCAGTTCAGCCTGCAGGAAACACCGCTGAAAGATCTGTTGCCAGTCACGCTCGACGAAGGCCAACCGGGCGGTTGGGGTTCACGCACCGCACAGCACTTCGAACTCACACAACTGGGTCGTCGCAGTTTGCTGACCAAACTCGCCGACACCGCCGACGACAACCTGGAAGTCTGGGGCAACCTGCCTGGCTTCCAGTGGTACGCCCCGGTGCTGGCCGCGAAACCGGGGTCGGAAACGTTGCTCGTTCACCAAGAGGTCAGCAACCGATTCGGCCGTCTGCCGCTGCTGGTCACGCGAACGTATGGAGCGGGCAAGGTCCTGTTCATGGGAACCGACGGTGCTTGGCGTTGGCGAAAAGGCGTCGAGGATTTGTACCACTATCGGTTCTGGGGCCAAGTTGTTCGCTGGATGGCGTATCGCCGGAACATGGCCCAAGGCGAAACGATGCGGCTGTATTACTCACCCGAACAACCGCAAGTCCGCCAAACGGTCAGCGTCAACGCAAACGTGATGGAAGCCAGTGGCGAACCGCTCTCCGGTGGTGACGTGACGCTGCAAATTGTGGCTCCGTCGGGTCGTTCGCAAACGATTCAATTGCAATCCTCGGGCGAAGCCTGGGGTGCGTTCGCAGGCCGCTTCACACCGGAAGAACCCGGCGAACACAAGTTGACTTTGTTTTGCAAACAAACCGGTGACTCATTGCAGACCACGGTGTTTGCTCAGGGAGTCGCCTTGGAACAAATTGGAAAACCGGCTCGCCCCGACGTGATGCAAGAGATCGCTCGCGTCACCAATGGGCAAGTCTTCACCGTCGATCGAGTGGAAGACGTGATCGCGTGGCTGTCCGCCATGCCCGATCGTCCGCCTTCGATTCGTCGCATCGCACTTTGGAGTCACCCGGCAATCGTCGGTGGATTCATCGCTCTGTTGGCATTGTTTTGGATCGGTCGCAAGGGAGTCGGATTGATATGA
- a CDS encoding endonuclease domain-containing protein codes for MPIRQPPQLTQNARKLRTNQTKAESLVWTLLRNRQLNGNKFRRQLPIPPFIADFACVEKRLIVELDGDYHEHQEQQDMSRTAQLNRAGWIVVRFCNADVLETPRRLVWRYCGLWERNGKVTSDCVLRSPSP; via the coding sequence ATGCCAATCCGCCAACCACCTCAACTAACACAAAACGCTCGCAAGCTCCGCACCAACCAAACCAAAGCCGAATCACTCGTCTGGACACTCCTCCGCAATCGTCAACTCAACGGAAACAAGTTTCGACGGCAATTGCCCATCCCACCTTTCATCGCCGACTTTGCCTGTGTCGAGAAACGATTGATCGTTGAACTCGACGGCGACTACCACGAACATCAAGAGCAACAAGACATGAGCCGAACTGCTCAATTGAACCGCGCAGGATGGATCGTCGTGCGATTTTGCAACGCGGATGTCTTGGAAACACCGAGGCGGTTGGTGTGGCGATATTGCGGGCTATGGGAGAGGAATGGAAAGGTCACTAGTGATTGTGTTTTGAGATCCCCCTCACCCTAG
- a CDS encoding TlpA family protein disulfide reductase: MSLILLVGVFGFLNRALCPPPLFANDFSGILRLNNGDHVQGHFAASRISEEETPAIVNWQNAEFATPFSFPFGSLASATFPPPSEINATQGQFALELLNGDRLFGNIVKMGDPLTVSLAGGETSKLPLAMVRQIFRWDDSRAVVFQGPGPRDDWESNGQFESWTDSTGTLETSAAMATIFRDLQLPKLASIELDIAWEGKPNFVIAVGVDPDSAEHTWADAFHIEVWDDDIVAVWEDGSLAGVESIAKLKDLGNRLQVTLKIDQVKRRVMIESMRGETLTQYTLPIKTPRVAQTGIYFRNIDGVLRIRSLQVLHATDLSSKPGTPTKASQTSDETPDESGVGVSVHLSDGESFQGSWMGIKEDQWLFSVGEEERLVAADQIMVMDFLHAASKNPPEELSTIDQLQIRTFDGMRLSGRLERIDDQSLHVVAAATQTKVAIPTSSIDTIDFQSSQPLVPSQRGLMRLELDGTRLHGRLLDAEPDSQPTALRFETSGAAPVVMRPNIEGKLTLRPKVETTKSATELRIERLQKIRQAAQKQNNLQRAAVRRAPVQQAKKPGIWNVFSKVFDPKENAKAIAGRPIYLKTGEVIPGRVISIDENEVTFESGMTQKTKLPREQIRAIHLSSIGSEPVIDTQERERLLTVPRNRKNSPPTHLLIADNGDMMRCRLVSLTKENAEVESRLETITIPRKVISKIIWLKPPIDTDESTKATGEEADEELGNKKADVDSDKLTVQGKLLDGNRLSLVPESVINQTMIGENFFLGPIRLPLANCEELYLGKRDDLDNPDDPHAIWQLVNAPEPIIGDSGGGDDSMAGTRSPLVGQKAPDFKLKTLDGEPFRIADQTGRTLVLDFWATWCGPCMQAMPVIEDAVAEFDPEQVRLVAVNLQESADDVRNTLDRIGVSPEVVLDIDGVAAGRYQANAIPQTVVIDAEGTVTRVFVGGGSKLGEQLADAIRETLGEPAKQN, from the coding sequence GTGTCCCTGATCTTGCTAGTGGGCGTCTTTGGTTTCCTGAACCGGGCGTTGTGCCCCCCTCCATTGTTCGCGAATGATTTCTCAGGAATCCTGAGGCTGAACAATGGCGACCATGTGCAAGGCCATTTCGCGGCGTCGCGGATCAGCGAGGAAGAAACCCCGGCCATCGTGAATTGGCAAAACGCTGAATTCGCAACACCGTTTTCGTTTCCGTTTGGTTCCTTGGCCTCGGCCACTTTTCCACCGCCATCGGAAATCAACGCCACCCAAGGGCAGTTCGCACTGGAACTGCTCAACGGCGACCGCCTGTTCGGCAACATCGTCAAAATGGGCGATCCGTTGACGGTTTCACTCGCCGGCGGAGAAACGTCGAAACTTCCGCTCGCCATGGTTCGCCAGATCTTTCGCTGGGATGACAGTCGCGCCGTTGTCTTCCAAGGTCCCGGCCCACGTGATGACTGGGAATCGAACGGTCAGTTTGAGAGCTGGACCGATTCGACGGGCACGCTCGAAACCAGCGCCGCGATGGCCACCATTTTCCGAGATTTGCAACTCCCGAAATTGGCCAGCATCGAATTGGACATCGCTTGGGAAGGAAAACCCAACTTTGTGATCGCAGTTGGTGTCGATCCTGATTCGGCGGAACACACTTGGGCCGACGCGTTTCACATTGAGGTTTGGGATGATGACATCGTTGCCGTTTGGGAAGACGGTTCGCTGGCTGGTGTCGAATCCATCGCGAAACTCAAAGACCTTGGCAATCGACTGCAGGTGACCCTCAAGATCGATCAGGTCAAACGACGCGTGATGATCGAGTCGATGCGTGGCGAAACACTGACGCAGTACACACTGCCAATCAAAACGCCACGCGTCGCTCAAACCGGCATCTACTTTCGCAACATCGACGGCGTCCTGCGGATTCGTTCCTTGCAAGTCCTACACGCGACGGATCTCTCCTCCAAGCCAGGGACGCCCACCAAAGCATCCCAGACGTCAGACGAAACGCCCGACGAATCCGGCGTCGGCGTTTCGGTGCACCTGAGCGACGGTGAGTCGTTTCAAGGAAGCTGGATGGGGATCAAAGAAGACCAATGGCTGTTTTCAGTTGGCGAAGAAGAACGTCTCGTCGCAGCCGACCAAATCATGGTCATGGACTTCCTCCACGCCGCCTCGAAAAATCCTCCCGAAGAGCTATCCACCATCGATCAGTTGCAAATCAGAACCTTTGATGGGATGCGTCTGAGTGGCCGTTTGGAACGAATCGACGATCAGTCCTTGCATGTCGTTGCAGCGGCGACACAAACCAAAGTTGCGATCCCAACTTCTAGCATCGACACGATCGACTTCCAGTCATCGCAACCGTTGGTGCCGTCGCAACGGGGACTGATGCGATTGGAACTGGACGGCACACGGCTTCACGGGCGTTTGCTCGATGCTGAACCGGACAGTCAGCCAACGGCACTCCGGTTCGAAACATCGGGCGCAGCACCAGTTGTCATGCGTCCCAACATCGAAGGAAAACTGACACTGCGTCCCAAAGTGGAAACCACCAAATCCGCGACCGAACTTCGCATCGAGAGGCTGCAAAAGATTCGACAGGCAGCCCAAAAGCAAAACAATCTGCAACGCGCCGCCGTCCGACGCGCACCCGTCCAGCAAGCAAAAAAGCCTGGCATCTGGAACGTGTTCAGCAAAGTCTTCGACCCTAAAGAGAACGCGAAGGCGATTGCGGGAAGACCAATCTATCTGAAAACCGGCGAAGTCATCCCGGGCAGAGTGATTTCCATTGACGAAAATGAAGTCACCTTTGAATCCGGGATGACTCAGAAAACAAAGCTACCGAGAGAACAGATCCGTGCGATTCATCTGAGTTCGATCGGGAGCGAACCGGTCATCGACACGCAAGAACGCGAACGTTTGCTCACCGTTCCTCGCAATCGAAAAAACAGCCCACCAACCCACCTCTTGATCGCTGACAATGGCGACATGATGCGTTGTCGACTGGTGTCACTCACCAAAGAAAACGCCGAGGTCGAATCACGTCTAGAAACCATCACGATCCCTCGAAAAGTCATCTCAAAGATCATCTGGTTGAAACCGCCGATCGACACGGATGAGTCAACCAAAGCAACCGGCGAGGAGGCAGACGAAGAACTTGGAAACAAGAAAGCAGACGTCGATTCGGACAAATTGACGGTGCAAGGCAAGCTTCTCGATGGCAATCGATTGTCATTGGTTCCCGAGAGCGTTATCAATCAAACGATGATTGGCGAAAACTTTTTCCTCGGCCCGATTCGTCTGCCACTTGCGAACTGCGAGGAACTGTATCTCGGCAAACGCGACGATCTCGATAACCCCGATGATCCGCACGCGATTTGGCAACTGGTGAATGCTCCCGAACCCATCATCGGTGACTCGGGCGGTGGCGACGATTCGATGGCGGGCACACGATCCCCGCTGGTTGGCCAGAAAGCTCCTGACTTCAAACTCAAAACCTTGGATGGCGAACCGTTCCGCATCGCCGATCAAACTGGTCGAACGCTGGTTTTGGATTTCTGGGCCACCTGGTGCGGTCCGTGCATGCAAGCCATGCCGGTGATCGAAGATGCGGTTGCCGAGTTTGATCCCGAGCAAGTCAGATTGGTCGCGGTCAATTTGCAAGAAAGTGCCGACGACGTCCGCAACACACTCGACCGAATCGGAGTCAGCCCCGAAGTCGTGCTGGACATCGACGGTGTCGCGGCAGGACGCTACCAAGCCAACGCGATTCCTCAGACGGTCGTGATCGACGCAGAAGGCACCGTGACGCGAGTCTTCGTCGGCGGCGGATCGAAGCTGGGCGAACAATTGGCCGACGCCATTCGTGAAACGCTGGGTGAACCCGCGAAACA
- a CDS encoding DUF58 domain-containing protein, translating to MSEQHTPREFLEPKVLAGLSGLPLFARRPMRGNVSGRHTSPMRGASVEFAEYRKYVPGDDLRRLDWRAHGRSDRYYVKEFEADTNLRLQLVLDTSGSMEYGSGELNKLQYARRIAAAIGYLAVQQGDAVGLSCVSNGITGHLPPRRNPAHLKTIFDALEETRGQGETHLVDVLHELAETTRQAAMVIVISDFFVDPNQLRSCFEHLRFRKHDLSLFHLLDPMELNFEFSRPTRFLDMEGGTAIFAEPSEIADRYHDALKDYLDQLQRIVVSSGVDYHRVSIDQPYPEVLTNFLTRRAMAKGGR from the coding sequence TTGTCCGAACAACACACTCCTCGCGAATTTTTGGAACCGAAGGTCTTGGCAGGCTTGTCGGGGTTGCCTTTGTTTGCGCGCCGGCCAATGCGAGGCAATGTTTCCGGTCGGCACACCAGCCCCATGCGGGGCGCGAGCGTGGAGTTTGCTGAGTACCGAAAGTACGTTCCCGGCGATGACCTGAGACGATTGGACTGGCGAGCACACGGTCGCAGCGATCGCTACTACGTCAAAGAATTCGAAGCCGACACGAACCTGCGTTTGCAACTGGTTTTGGACACCAGCGGTTCGATGGAATACGGCTCCGGCGAACTCAACAAATTGCAGTATGCCCGTCGCATCGCCGCCGCGATCGGTTACTTGGCCGTGCAACAAGGCGATGCCGTCGGGCTGTCGTGCGTCAGCAATGGCATCACCGGTCACTTGCCACCTCGACGCAACCCGGCTCACCTCAAGACCATCTTCGATGCCCTCGAAGAAACTCGCGGCCAAGGCGAAACCCATCTGGTCGACGTCTTGCATGAACTCGCCGAAACGACTCGCCAAGCTGCGATGGTGATCGTGATTTCGGACTTCTTCGTTGATCCCAATCAACTGCGAAGCTGCTTCGAACACTTGCGATTTCGCAAACACGATTTGTCGCTGTTCCATCTGCTCGATCCGATGGAACTGAACTTCGAATTTTCGCGGCCGACTCGCTTCCTCGACATGGAAGGCGGCACCGCCATCTTTGCCGAACCCAGTGAGATCGCAGATCGGTATCACGATGCCTTGAAAGACTACCTGGATCAACTGCAACGAATCGTGGTGTCCTCGGGTGTCGACTATCACCGAGTCAGTATCGATCAACCGTACCCCGAAGTGCTGACGAACTTCTTGACCCGACGCGCGATGGCAAAGGGGGGACGATGA